The genomic region GCGCATGACACCCTTGGAGGCGAGCGGAAGAATGTCGGAAAAAGCAAGCGCCGCGGCATTGCCCGAGCTGGTTTCCTCGCAAATGCCGGTTCTGTCGATAACCAGAACCTGACGCCCCGCCTCGGCAAGCAAGGCCGCAGTGGCGACGCCGACGATACCGCCGCCGATAATCAGAACATCCTGCTGACCCTGCGGATCAGATTTCATCGTATACGGCTCCCCACCGGATTCAATTTTGCCTTGTGCCTCGCCGAAAAACCGGCAGAGACCATTGCTTCGGCCAATCGGCAATCGCCATGTTCAACGCCAGCACGCGATTTCTGTCCATCGATTTTTTGGAATGACGCTGTGCTGAAAGTTTGCCATCGCTTGAAAAAGCCACAAAGGCCAAGTTAGGGATCGACAATGCAAATCGCCTCTTATTGATATATCAGAGATATATCTATAGGATTGAACTATGTCAATCGTCGTAACCACAAGGCATGGACGGCATGGAAGAAACGAACGTTCGAGACAGGCTGACGCGGAGCCCGGCAAACATGCCGCTGGCCACCATGGACAGCTGGGGTAGCGAAAGCCTCGCCGAGCAGGCCTATCGCATTCTGGAACGGTCTATCGTCACGCTGGAACTGGAACCGGGGACGGTCGTCAACGAGCGCACGCTGATCGAGCTGACCGGCATGGGCCGCACGCCCATGCGCGAGGCCATTCAACGGCTCGCGTGGGAGGGCCTTGTGGAAGTGCGCCCGCGTTCAGGCATTGCCATCGCGGCAATCGACCCGAAGGATTTCATCAAGGTGCTGGATGCGCGCGAAGGCGTCGAGCGCGTTCTGGCGCGCGATGCGGCACGCTTCGGCAGCCCGCGCGACTATGAACGGCTCGAAGCGGCGGCAGCAGCCATGCGGCAGGCAATTCCCGATGAGGACGTGGCGCTGTTTCTGGATGCCGACAAGGCATTCGACATCGTTCTGGGTGCGGCTGCGAGCAACCCCTACGCAGCGCGTATCGCCGCTCCCTTGCAGAGCCACAGCCGCCGCTTCTGGTTCCGGCTCCGCCCATCGAGCGGCATAGCCGGTTCGGCCAATGCC from Brucella intermedia LMG 3301 harbors:
- a CDS encoding GntR family transcriptional regulator encodes the protein MEETNVRDRLTRSPANMPLATMDSWGSESLAEQAYRILERSIVTLELEPGTVVNERTLIELTGMGRTPMREAIQRLAWEGLVEVRPRSGIAIAAIDPKDFIKVLDAREGVERVLARDAARFGSPRDYERLEAAAAAMRQAIPDEDVALFLDADKAFDIVLGAAASNPYAARIAAPLQSHSRRFWFRLRPSSGIAGSANAHATLIEAIVSRQPERASDTASELMAYLRTLAP